A genomic window from Bacillota bacterium includes:
- a CDS encoding DAK2 domain-containing protein, translating to GESRQDVTRQLLSQLLDEAAEIVTILYGAGVTEEEARALVAAIRDDYPDVEFELQYGGQPLYYYLISVE from the coding sequence CGGCGAGAGCCGGCAGGATGTGACCAGGCAGCTGTTGTCCCAGCTACTTGACGAGGCAGCGGAGATAGTCACGATCCTCTACGGAGCGGGGGTGACCGAAGAAGAAGCCCGGGCCCTCGTTGCCGCAATCAGGGATGACTACCCCGATGTCGAATTCGAGCTGCAATATGGTGGGCAGCCGCTCTACTATTATCTCATCTCGGTAGAATAG
- a CDS encoding DegV family protein: MARIAIVTDSTADLPTSMYRERDIVVVPLTVHFGEETYTDQVDLTSKQFFEKLQKSPIMPRTSQPSPADFIAVYERLLGSYDHIFSLHISSKLSGTYQSAKIAAETLKSPAIEVVDTMTVSLCTGLVTLAAADARDVHNDPEEVRRAVRHVMDTFGLLFTVGTLLYLEKNGRIGKAAALLGGLLSIRPILSMSEGELTAVERVRGQGRVLPRVLEIMESRVDRSHPVDVAVLHAVDPQRGEEWMEAVRERFTCRRIFLTECGPVVGTHSGPGALAVGWYPSIHQ, from the coding sequence ATGGCCCGAATAGCTATCGTCACCGACAGCACGGCTGATCTGCCCACCTCAATGTACCGCGAGCGTGACATCGTGGTGGTGCCTCTCACTGTTCACTTTGGAGAAGAAACCTACACGGATCAGGTCGACCTCACGAGCAAGCAGTTCTTCGAGAAGCTTCAGAAGAGCCCGATCATGCCGAGGACATCCCAGCCGTCTCCTGCTGATTTCATAGCCGTGTACGAGCGACTCCTGGGGTCCTATGACCACATTTTCTCATTGCACATCTCCTCCAAGCTCAGCGGCACATATCAGAGCGCCAAGATAGCCGCGGAGACCCTGAAGTCCCCAGCCATCGAGGTTGTCGATACCATGACCGTCTCATTGTGCACTGGACTCGTCACGCTCGCCGCCGCAGATGCGAGGGATGTCCACAATGACCCGGAAGAAGTGCGGCGTGCGGTCCGTCACGTCATGGATACGTTTGGTCTGCTGTTCACTGTTGGTACCTTGCTCTACCTCGAGAAGAACGGACGTATCGGCAAGGCTGCCGCGCTCCTGGGGGGGCTTCTTTCGATAAGGCCCATTCTATCGATGTCAGAGGGGGAACTGACCGCGGTGGAGCGTGTTCGGGGACAAGGCAGGGTTCTACCACGTGTGCTAGAGATCATGGAGTCCCGCGTTGACAGATCTCACCCGGTGGACGTGGCGGTGTTGCACGCGGTCGATCCCCAGCGCGGCGAGGAATGGATGGAGGCGGTCCGGGAGCGGTTTACATGCAGGCGCATATTCCTGACCGAGTGCGGGCCCGTGGTCGGTACGCACTCCGGACCCGGAGCGCTCGCTGTTGGCTGGTACCCCAGCATACATCAGTGA
- the rsmD gene encoding 16S rRNA (guanine(966)-N(2))-methyltransferase RsmD, with protein MAGTPAYISDMRVIAGTAGGRRLLAPPGRTTRPTTDRVRESVFAILALRVQEARVLDLFAGSGSLGIESLSRGACSCVFVDKSRVACEFIERNLTSLGFRDRARVMCADWRVALHGRFGAEGAGDARFDLVFVDPPYESGVHGNVLTELDLQGSVLHSGLVVCEYSAHVRPGETLGRLRRFREERYGETLVGFYMYMPEG; from the coding sequence TTGGCTGGTACCCCAGCATACATCAGTGATATGCGCGTGATTGCAGGGACCGCCGGGGGGCGTCGCCTCCTAGCGCCACCTGGGCGGACAACCCGTCCGACGACCGACCGGGTACGTGAATCGGTCTTCGCCATCCTGGCCCTGCGCGTACAGGAGGCCCGAGTACTCGATCTGTTCGCCGGTTCCGGGAGTCTCGGGATCGAGTCCCTATCCCGGGGCGCTTGTTCTTGTGTTTTCGTGGACAAAAGCCGCGTTGCGTGCGAGTTCATAGAGCGCAACCTCACGAGCCTCGGGTTTCGGGACAGAGCACGGGTGATGTGCGCGGACTGGAGGGTTGCGCTCCACGGCAGGTTTGGTGCGGAGGGCGCAGGGGACGCTCGGTTCGATCTGGTCTTCGTGGACCCACCGTATGAGTCAGGGGTTCACGGAAACGTCCTGACCGAACTCGACTTGCAGGGGTCAGTTCTCCATTCAGGCCTGGTTGTCTGCGAGTATTCGGCCCACGTCCGGCCGGGGGAGACCCTCGGGAGATTGCGAAGGTTCCGCGAGGAGAGATACGGTGAAACCCTGGTAGGATTCTACATGTACATGCCGGAGGGATGA
- the coaD gene encoding pantetheine-phosphate adenylyltransferase, giving the protein MTVAICPGTFDPVTMGHLDIIRRAAAVFDRVIVAILDNQGKTHCFSLSERLQMLEDSCADLPNVEVDHFDGLLVEYARRRGVRVVVRGLRAVSDFEFEFTMALMNRRLDPTVEIMFMMTSTEYSYISSSLIKEVARFGGDITGLVPEAVAGRVRAKCEGT; this is encoded by the coding sequence TTGACCGTGGCGATTTGCCCCGGGACGTTCGACCCCGTCACAATGGGGCATCTCGACATCATAAGGCGCGCGGCCGCGGTGTTCGACCGTGTCATAGTCGCGATCCTGGATAACCAGGGCAAGACACACTGTTTCTCCCTTTCGGAACGCCTCCAGATGTTGGAGGATTCATGCGCTGACCTCCCAAACGTGGAGGTGGACCATTTCGACGGCCTGCTCGTGGAGTATGCAAGGCGCCGCGGGGTCCGTGTGGTTGTCCGTGGCCTGCGGGCCGTCTCCGACTTCGAGTTCGAATTCACGATGGCCCTCATGAACAGAAGGCTCGATCCAACAGTGGAGATCATGTTCATGATGACATCGACTGAGTACTCATACATAAGCTCAAGCCTTATCAAGGAAGTCGCCCGGTTCGGAGGGGATATCACCGGATTAGTGCCCGAGGCCGTAGCCGGCCGGGTGCGTGCCAAGTGCGAAGGGACGTGA
- a CDS encoding ATPase, whose product MVKQSVIECLDRLENLIETSSRIPIVGKRIVDRIEVLELIDQIRIALPEEIRQAELLLAERKNIVTEAKREAEVIRDHATEERAKLAAESDIVALARDQAEKLLQEARRDAAEVKAGADDYAESTLTSLEETLQRTARVVRKGIEELRRRKVSS is encoded by the coding sequence TTGGTCAAGCAGTCAGTCATCGAATGCCTGGATCGCCTCGAGAACCTGATCGAGACGAGTTCACGCATTCCCATTGTCGGCAAACGGATTGTGGATAGGATCGAGGTCTTGGAACTGATCGACCAGATCCGCATCGCGTTGCCGGAGGAGATACGTCAGGCTGAACTCCTGCTAGCCGAGAGGAAGAACATCGTCACCGAGGCTAAACGGGAGGCAGAGGTTATACGTGACCACGCGACGGAAGAGCGGGCGAAACTCGCGGCTGAGAGCGATATCGTCGCTCTCGCTCGTGACCAGGCCGAAAAGCTCCTCCAGGAAGCCCGCCGAGATGCAGCAGAGGTTAAGGCCGGGGCGGACGATTATGCCGAGTCGACCCTAACCTCTCTTGAAGAGACGCTGCAGAGAACCGCGAGGGTCGTGAGAAAGGGAATTGAGGAACTGAGGCGCCGGAAGGTCAGTTCCTGA
- the ylbJ gene encoding sporulation integral membrane protein YlbJ: MKRRLEPRRRSVYGLAALGAFVTLAIIALPEVSFRASLDGLRVFWDVVFPALLPFFIASEVLMGLGVVHFIGALLEPFMRPVFNVPGVGAFAFAMGLASGYPIGARITSRLRREGLCSQVEAERLVSFTNTADPLFMVGAVAVGMFHTPALGPVIAAAHYISAVLVGLTLRFYGRDCSSDRDDQYYRRESILARAAHELYTARKQDSRSFGQIFGDSVRESVNTLLLIGGCIMMFSVIVRVLGVFRVTDLIAAPISAALTPLGISKELVHPMVSGVFEITIGSELASRAAAPLAQRLVIASAVIAWSGLSVFAQVASMLFGTDVRLAPYFFARILHAILAGAVAIVLWETGPWASHAMAVPPQAGVWTVPGFFGTFWASCANLAGALGVTLIPAALAALVHRPRVSGFRVRN, translated from the coding sequence ATGAAGAGAAGGTTGGAACCCAGAAGGAGAAGCGTATACGGCTTGGCTGCTCTGGGAGCCTTTGTGACTCTGGCCATTATTGCCCTCCCAGAAGTCTCGTTCCGGGCCTCACTGGATGGTCTCAGGGTCTTCTGGGACGTGGTGTTCCCCGCACTCCTGCCGTTCTTCATCGCATCAGAGGTCCTGATGGGCCTGGGTGTCGTCCACTTCATCGGGGCGCTTCTCGAGCCTTTCATGCGCCCTGTGTTCAATGTACCCGGCGTCGGAGCCTTCGCCTTTGCGATGGGCCTCGCGTCGGGCTACCCGATCGGGGCAAGGATAACATCACGACTCCGCCGCGAGGGGCTCTGCTCTCAGGTCGAGGCGGAACGCCTGGTGTCATTCACCAATACCGCAGACCCACTGTTCATGGTGGGCGCGGTTGCCGTAGGGATGTTCCACACCCCTGCACTGGGGCCTGTTATCGCCGCCGCTCACTACATCTCCGCCGTGTTGGTGGGCCTCACTCTGAGGTTCTACGGCCGCGATTGCTCCTCCGACCGCGACGACCAGTATTACCGTCGCGAGTCCATTCTCGCGCGCGCTGCCCACGAGCTGTACACCGCCCGCAAGCAGGATTCGCGGTCGTTCGGCCAGATCTTCGGGGACTCCGTACGAGAATCCGTGAACACGCTCCTCCTCATAGGTGGATGCATCATGATGTTCTCAGTGATCGTGAGAGTCCTTGGCGTGTTCCGCGTCACCGATCTGATCGCCGCCCCCATCTCGGCCGCGCTGACGCCGCTTGGAATCTCGAAGGAACTGGTCCACCCCATGGTATCCGGCGTGTTTGAGATAACCATAGGCTCCGAGCTGGCAAGTCGCGCAGCGGCGCCTCTCGCACAGCGCCTGGTGATTGCCAGTGCGGTCATCGCCTGGAGCGGGCTGTCGGTATTCGCCCAGGTCGCCAGCATGCTCTTTGGAACAGATGTCAGACTTGCGCCGTACTTCTTCGCCCGCATCCTCCACGCAATACTCGCGGGCGCCGTGGCCATTGTCCTGTGGGAGACCGGCCCTTGGGCGTCGCACGCGATGGCAGTACCACCTCAGGCTGGAGTGTGGACGGTCCCCGGGTTCTTCGGTACCTTCTGGGCATCCTGCGCCAACCTTGCAGGAGCCCTGGGGGTCACCTTGATTCCCGCAGCCTTGGCTGCACTCGTACATAGACCCCGGGTCAGTGGTTTCCGGGTCAGGAACTGA
- a CDS encoding peptidoglycan-binding protein codes for MNHPAANWVPRTLLIALVVPAVLVVLAYVSQGAPAVLRVGDRGDSVIELQEYLSLAGYLDGAADGIFGPATLSAVRRFQADAKLDVDGVVGASTWDALLSVAAAKATRTYVVRQGDTMYDIALRFGVTVEAIAAASGISRPELIRPGQELVIPADPGSRSRSARGDVELVHWSRAREIFTYRATIIDVETGLSFRVQRRGGYNHADAEPLTAEDTAVMKRIYGGSWSWNRRAVVVVAGGHRMAASINGFPHGGGEITNNNFNGHFCVHFLGSRTHASNSLDPDHQRQVRVAAGY; via the coding sequence TTGAACCATCCTGCGGCAAACTGGGTGCCCCGTACCCTTCTGATTGCCCTCGTGGTTCCCGCTGTTCTCGTAGTGCTTGCATATGTTTCGCAGGGAGCGCCTGCTGTGCTACGCGTGGGTGACCGAGGAGACTCCGTTATCGAACTCCAGGAGTACCTCAGCTTGGCGGGGTACCTGGACGGCGCAGCCGACGGCATATTCGGACCAGCCACTCTCAGTGCGGTACGCAGGTTCCAGGCTGATGCCAAGCTGGACGTAGATGGAGTAGTCGGCGCCAGTACCTGGGACGCACTCCTTTCGGTGGCTGCAGCCAAGGCGACACGGACCTACGTGGTGCGCCAGGGTGACACCATGTACGACATCGCGCTCCGGTTCGGCGTAACGGTTGAGGCGATTGCTGCGGCAAGCGGCATCTCCAGACCTGAACTGATCCGGCCTGGGCAGGAACTGGTGATCCCGGCCGATCCTGGCTCTCGATCTCGATCTGCCAGGGGCGACGTGGAGCTTGTCCACTGGAGCCGGGCCCGCGAGATCTTCACCTACAGAGCGACCATAATCGACGTCGAAACCGGGCTCTCATTTCGGGTGCAGCGGCGCGGTGGCTACAACCACGCAGATGCTGAACCCTTGACTGCTGAGGACACCGCGGTGATGAAGCGGATATACGGCGGCAGTTGGAGTTGGAATCGTCGCGCTGTGGTGGTGGTAGCCGGGGGCCACCGGATGGCGGCGTCGATTAATGGTTTCCCGCACGGAGGCGGGGAAATCACGAACAACAACTTCAACGGACATTTCTGCGTGCATTTCCTCGGGAGCCGCACTCATGCGAGCAACTCCCTGGACCCTGACCACCAGCGGCAGGTTCGTGTCGCAGCCGGGTATTGA